In Salarias fasciatus chromosome 20, fSalaFa1.1, whole genome shotgun sequence, a single window of DNA contains:
- the LOC115408364 gene encoding N-acetyltransferase family 8 member 3, with protein MAQKNHPQFSIREYRPSDQHAVLSLFRDGILEHVYPAFFKAMSHPDHVGVALSISMAGYVLGGSSYFQGLLFGCAWAGLIYYCCYDIYEGYMMRRLSTDMADIHAGYLESPDNGFWVAEAEVGGQPQVVGMVAVAGKSGEEEAERFDDWNGGVIEGGSDFGEDSGDGSYGEVSHLVVAFPWRRRSLGSELTRRALDFCKERGFARLVLDVSSPQTAAISLYQKSGFVQTATHCNTHTNRWFSRLARINVNRMEKLL; from the exons ATGGCCCAGAAAAATCACC CTCAGTTCTCCATTCGAGAGTACCGACCTTCAGATCAGCATGCCGTCCTGTCGCTGTTTCGTGACGGGATACTCGAGCACGTCTACCCGGCTTTCTTCAAGGCCATGAGCCACCCGGACCACGTGGGCGTCGCTCTGAGCATCTCCATGGCCGGCTACGTGCTGGGGGGAAGCTCCTACTTCCAGGGCCTGCTGTTCGGCTGCGCCTGGGCCGGCCTGATTTACTACTGCTGCTACGACATCTACGAGGGCTACATGATGAGGCGGCTCAGCACAGACATGGCCGACATTCACGCCGGCTACCTGGAAAGCCCAGATAACGGCTTCTGGGTGGCGGAGGCAGAGGTCGGCGGCCAGCCCCAGGTGGTGGGGATGGTGGCGGTGGCGGGGAAGAGTGGGGAGGAAGAGGCCGAGAGGTTCGACGACTGGAACGGCGGCGTGATCGAGGGGGGCTCCGACTTCGGGGAGGACTCCGGAGACGGGAGTTACGGCGAGGTCTCGCACCTGGTGGTGGCGTTTCCGTGGCGCCGCCGGAGCCTGGGCTCGGAGTTGACGCGCAGGGCCTTGGATTTCTGCAAAGAGCGAGGCTTCGCGCGGCTCGTGCTGGACGTGAGCTCGCCGCAGACGGCGGCCATTTCCCTGTACCAGAAGTCTGGCTTCGTTCAAACTGCAAcccactgtaacacacacaccaaccgcTGGTTCTCCAGACTGGCCAGAATAAACGTGAACCGAATGGAGAAGTTACTTTAA